One window of Sardina pilchardus chromosome 2, fSarPil1.1, whole genome shotgun sequence genomic DNA carries:
- the fem1a gene encoding protein fem-1 homolog A, whose translation MDITTAVFNAARDGKLKLIQKLLSNKTPEELESLTEEKTQGGTPLLIASRYGHLEVVDYLVEHCKASVELGGSVNFDGETIEGAPPLWAASAAGHLPVVRTLLKHGASVNNTTLTNSTPLRAACFDGHLEIVRYLVEHRADMEVANRHGHTCLMISCYKGHREIAKFLLERGADVNRKSVKGNTALHDCAESGSLEIMKMLLKCNARMEKDGYGMTPLLAASVTGHTNIVEYLVHQPRATREERIDALELLGATFVDKKRDLLGAMRYWRRAMELRQPGDKTGSLSKPPPGPPVPAYDCAREVSTAEELEALITDPDEMRMQALLVRERILGPSHPDTSYYIRYRGAVYADSGNFERCISLWKYALDMQQSNLDPLSPMTASSFLSFAELFSFVLQDRAKGTLATRVTFRDLMGVLSKSVREVERAVAQHDNPPEASQFTKALSIILHLLFLLEKVECCPEEEHCKRQTVYRLLKLNPRGRNGYTPLHMAVDKDTTSVGRYPVGRFPSLAVTGLLLECGADVDSRDCDNNTPLHVAATNGCPEIMALLVRAGSHFDATNSQRKSAYELLDEQSSGRHALHPLSYVTLQCLAARAIEKHRLPYKGLISEEMEAFIELH comes from the coding sequence ATGGATATCACAACTGCGGTATTTAATGCGGCGAGAGATGGTAAACTGAAACTTATCCAGAAGTTGCTGAGCAACAAAACTCCGGAGGAGTTGGAATCGCTTACCGAAGAGAAGACCCAGGGAGGTACCCCACTGTTGATCGCTTCTCGATATGGACATTTAGAAGTGGTTGACTATTTGGTCGAACATTGTAAGGCTAGTGTTGAATTGGGGGGCTCTGTAAACTTTGATGGCGAAACGATCGAGGGCGCCCCACCTCTGTGGGCGGCTTCTGCGGCAGGTCATCTGCCAGTAGTTAGAACTCTTCTAAAGCATGGTGCCTCTGTCAACAACACAACTTTGACCAACTCCACTCCTTTGCGGGCTGCCTGCTTTGATGGCCACCTGGAGATCGTTCGCTACCTTGTCGAACACCGGGCAGACATGGAGGTAGCTAACCGCCATGGCCACACTTGCCTAATGATCTCGTGCTACAAAGGCCACAGAGAGATAGCGAAGTTCCTTTTGGAACGGGGAGCAGACGTGAATCGTAAAAGCGTTAAGGGCAACACTGCCTTGCACGACTGTGCTGAATCTGGCAGCCTAGAAATTATGAAAATGCTGCTGAAGTGCAACGCTAGAATGGAGAAAGACGGCTATGGCATGACACCTCTCCTCGCCGCTAGTGTCACAGGCCACACCAACATTGTGGAGTACCTCGTTCACCAGCCTCGAGCCACAAGGGAGGAGCGCATTGATGCCCTCGAACTGCTTGGCGCAACCTTCGTTGACAAGAAACGTGACCTGTTGGGAGCCATGCGATACTGGCGCCGGGCCATGGAGTTGCGGCAGCCAGGAGACAAGACTGGCTCACTATCCAAGCCCCCTCCGGGACCCCCTGTGCCTGCTTACGACTGTGCCCGAGAGGTGAGCActgcagaggagctggaggcccTCATCACTGACCCAGATGAGATGAGGATGCAGGCACTGCTGGTGCGTGAGCGCATCCTTGGGCCCTCACACCCAGACACATCCTACTACATCCGATACAGGGGCGCCGTGTATGCTGACTCTGGGAACTTCGAGCGGTGCATCAGCCTGTGGAAGTACGCGCTGGACATGCAGCAGAGCAACCTGGATCCGCTCAGTCCCATGACAGCCAGTAGTTTCCTGTCATTTGCCGAGCTTTTCTCCTTTGTCCTACAGGACCGCGCCAAGGGCACCTTGGCCACGCGAGTCACCTTCCGTGACCTGATGGGTGTGCTGTCCAAGAGCGTGCGCGAGGTGGAGAGGGCGGTGGCCCAGCACGACAACCCCCCCGAGGCCTCGCAGTTCACCAAAGCCCTGTCCATCATCCTGCACCTGCTGTTCCTGCTGGAGAAGGTGGAGTGCTGCCCGGAGGAGGAGCACTGCAAGCGTCAGACCGTCTACCGGCTACTCAAGCTCAACCCACGGGGCCGCAACGGCTACACCCCTCTGCACATGGCCGTGGACAAGGACACCACGTCCGTGGGCCGCTACCCCGTGGGCCGCTTCCCCTCGCTGGCCGTGACCGGGCTGCTGCTGGAGTGCGGGGCCGACGTGGACTCCCGGGACTGTGACAACAACACTCCCCTCCACGTCGCCGCCACCAACGGCTGCCCCGAGATCATGGCGCTGCTGGTGCGGGCGGGGTCCCACTTTGACGCCACCAACTCCCAGCGCAAGAGTGCCTACGAGCTGCTGGACGAGCAGAGCAGCGGCCGCCACGCGCTCCACCCACTCAGCTACGTCACACTGCAGTGCCTGGCCGCCCGTGCCATCGAGAAGCACAGACTGCCCTACAAGGGACTGATCTCCGAGGAGATGGAGGCCTTCATTGAGCTGCACTGA
- the LOC134068515 gene encoding fizzy-related protein homolog encodes MDQEYESRLLRQINIQNDNASPIKMTEVMRALTPTNSPLSSPSKHGDRFIPSRAGANWSVNFHRINENEKSHNQNRKTKDGTSDNSKADGLAYSALLKNELLGAGIEKVQDPQTEDRRLQPSTPEKRSLFSYSLSAKRSLPDDGNSVSPYSLSPVSSNSQKLLRSPRKPTRKISKIPFKVLDAPELQDDFYLNLVDWSSLNVLSVGLGTCVYLWSACTSQVTRLCDLSVEGDSVTSVGWSERGNLVAVGTHKGFVQIWDAAAGKKLSVLEGHTARVGALAWNVDQLSSGSRDRLILQRDIRAPPLQSERRLQGHRQEVCGLKWSTDHQLLASGGNDNKLLVWNHSSVLPVQQYTEHLAAVKAIAWSPHQHGLLASGGGTADRCIRFWNTLTGQPLQCTDTGSQVCNLAWSKHTNELVSTHGYSQNQILVWKYPSLTQVAKLTGHSYRVLYLAMSPDGEAIVTGAGDETLRFWNVFSKMRSTKESISVLNLFTRIR; translated from the exons ATGGACCAGGAGTATGAGAGCCGGCTGTTAAGACAGATCAACATCCAGAATGACAATGCCAGCCCAATT AAGATGACTGAGGTCATGAGAGCACTGACGCCGACCAActctcctctctcgtctccCAGTAAGCATGGGGACAGGTTCATTCCATCTCGAGCCGGGGCCAATTGGAGTGTGAATTTCCATCGCATAAAT gaAAATGAGAAGTCGCACAATCAAAAcagaaagacaaaagatggcacATCAGACAACAGCAAGG CAGACGGCCTGGCCTACTCTGCCCTGCTGAAGAACGAGCTGTTGGGCGCGGGCATCGAGAAGGTGCAGGACCCCCAGACAGAGGACCGCAGGCTACAGCCCTCCACCCCAGAGAAGAGAAGCCTCTTCAGT TATTCCCTCAGTGCCAAGCGCTCCCTACCAGATGATGGTAACAGTGTATCGCCATACTCTTTGTCACCGGTCAGCAGCAACAG TCAGAAACTGTTGCGGTCACCAAGGAAACCGACCCGAAAGATCTCAAAGATCCCATTCAAGGTGCTAGACGCTCCTGAGCTTCAGGACGACTTCTACCTGAACCTGGTGGACTGGTCCTCCCTCAACGTGCTCAGCGTAGGCCTGGGCacctgtgtgtacctgtggagCGCCTGCACCAGCCAG GTGACCCGTTTGTGTGACCTATCAGTGGAGGGGGATTCTGTGACGTCGGTGGGATGGTCAGAAAGG ggTAATCTGGTGGCGGTGGGCACACACAAAGGCTTTGTACAGATCTgggatgctgctgctgggaaGAAGCTCTCTGTCCTGGAGGGACACACAGCCAGAGTGG GTGCGCTGGCCTGGAACGTGGACCAGCTGTCGTCGGGCAGCCGTGACCGTCTGATCCTGCAGAGGGACATCCGGGCGCCGCCGCTGCAGTCGGAGCGCAGGCTTCAGGGCCACCGGCAGGAGGTGTGCGGCCTCAAGTGGAGCACCGACCACCAGCTCCTCGCCTCCGGCGGCAACGACAACAAG ctgCTGGTGTGGAACCACTCGAGCGTGCTCCCGGTGCAGCAGTACACGGAGCACCTGGCGGCGGTGAAGGCCATCGCCTGGTCGCCCCACCAGCACGGGCTGCTGGCGTCGGGCGGGGGCACGGCCGACCGCTGCATCCGCTTCTGGAACACGCTGACGGGCCAGCCGCTGCAGTGCACCGACACCGGCTCCCAGGTCTGCAACCTGGCCTGGTCCAAGCACACCAACGAGCTG GTGAGCACACACGGCTACTCCCAGAATCAGATCCTGGTGTGGAAGTACCCGTCCCTCACACAAGTGGCCAAACTCACGGGCCACTCCTACAGAGTACTCTATCTG GCAATGTCCCCTGACGGAGAGGCCATTGTGACCGGGGCTGGAGATGAGACTCTGCGCTTCTGGAATGTCTTCAGTAAAATGAGATCCACCAAG GAATCCATATCCGTTCTGAACCTCTTTACAAGGATTCGATAA